In Thalassoglobus sp. JC818, one DNA window encodes the following:
- a CDS encoding CpaF family protein — translation MASPPISRLKRETSQDDFENLKRLIHGRLVDKLDLNKLGELKGDTLRREIRLVVEHLCDTENPLLNRSERERLIEEVLDETFGFGPLEILMKEEGVADIMINGPKHVFVEKNGRIQRSPVTFRDNDHLLQILDRIVSRVGRRIDETSPMCDARLPDGSRLNAIIPPLALDGPSLTIRKFGSKPLALEDLLNFGAFTPEMVMLMEGAIKARLNIIISGGTGSGKTTLLNTLSSFIQGDQRVITIEDAAELQLQQEHVLRLETRPPNIEGKGKISATDLVKNALRMRPDRIIIGECRGPETLDMLQAMNTGHEGSMTTVHANNPRDAVSRIETMVTMGGTELPLKAIRHQFSSAVDLIIQASRLQGGPRKLTYVTEVLNMEQDTIIMQDIFRFMQDGIDSDGRSFGHFESTGVRPAFMDRLEAAGVRLPANLFAARRLGS, via the coding sequence ATGGCTTCCCCGCCAATATCGAGGCTGAAACGCGAGACATCTCAAGACGATTTTGAGAATCTTAAGCGACTGATTCACGGTCGACTCGTTGACAAACTCGACCTGAACAAACTGGGTGAACTCAAAGGGGATACTCTTCGTCGCGAGATTCGGCTGGTCGTGGAACACCTCTGCGATACCGAAAACCCACTGCTCAACCGCTCAGAACGAGAACGCCTCATCGAGGAAGTTCTTGACGAGACTTTCGGATTTGGTCCGCTTGAGATCCTCATGAAAGAGGAAGGCGTGGCCGACATCATGATCAACGGGCCGAAACACGTCTTCGTCGAAAAAAATGGACGGATCCAACGTTCGCCGGTGACATTTCGCGACAACGATCACTTGCTTCAGATTCTCGACCGAATCGTTTCCCGCGTCGGACGACGAATCGACGAGACGTCTCCGATGTGTGATGCCCGACTTCCGGATGGGTCTCGTTTGAACGCGATCATCCCGCCGCTCGCGCTTGATGGACCTTCGCTGACCATTCGAAAATTCGGTTCGAAGCCACTCGCGCTGGAAGACCTTCTGAACTTCGGAGCCTTCACCCCTGAGATGGTGATGCTCATGGAAGGAGCGATCAAGGCCCGCCTCAACATCATCATCAGTGGTGGTACTGGTTCCGGTAAAACGACACTGCTCAACACGTTATCAAGCTTCATTCAAGGTGATCAGCGAGTCATCACAATCGAAGATGCTGCGGAACTTCAGCTTCAACAAGAACACGTGCTTCGCCTGGAAACTCGTCCTCCAAACATTGAGGGCAAAGGCAAGATTTCCGCGACGGACCTTGTGAAAAACGCCCTGCGTATGCGACCTGACCGAATCATCATCGGGGAATGTCGTGGACCGGAAACGCTCGACATGCTTCAGGCGATGAACACCGGTCACGAAGGGTCAATGACGACCGTGCACGCCAACAACCCACGTGACGCTGTTTCTCGTATTGAAACGATGGTCACCATGGGCGGAACGGAACTCCCGCTCAAAGCGATTCGACATCAGTTCTCCTCAGCGGTCGACCTGATCATTCAGGCCAGCCGTCTGCAGGGTGGTCCGAGAAAGCTGACTTACGTGACCGAGGTTCTGAACATGGAGCAGGACACGATCATCATGCAGGACATCTTCCGCTTCATGCAAGACGGTATCGATTCCGACGGACGTTCGTTCGGTCACTTCGAATCAACAGGAGTTCGACCAGCATTCATGGATCGACTCGAAGCTGCCGGAGTCAGACTGCCAGCGAACCTGTTTGCAGCCCGACGATTGGGGTCCTGA
- a CDS encoding DUF1501 domain-containing protein, with amino-acid sequence MKGHGCAPAHFQQLSRRGFLQIGMLAGTSLTLPQLLARRAQAELKDYDNFEGTAKSIIHIFLPGGLAQQESFDPKPYAPIEYRGEMRNIKTKLDGVQFGETLQKTAQIADKLCVIRSMSHGEAAHERGTHNMFTGYRPSPALQFPSIGSVISQQYGSRNNLPPYVCVPNQPNVYAGSGYLSSAFAPFSLGSDPAAGGFKVRDLNLPSGVDESRFANRRSALEAVNAYFQSRETSDQINAMDSFYESAYNLISSPEAREAFDLEKEDAKLRDEYGRNQAGARMLLARRLVEAGVRMVNLTYGGWDNHDNIVANFRRQMPSFDQAFSRLITDLDERGLLDETLVMVSSEFGRTPKINNTAGRDHWPKVFSVALAGGGIKRGHVYGSSNATASEPEENEVSVEDLFTTVYHALGIVADKELMAPGDRPIEIVDGGSVVQDLLA; translated from the coding sequence ATGAAGGGGCATGGTTGTGCCCCAGCTCACTTTCAGCAGCTGTCGCGTCGTGGCTTTCTTCAAATCGGCATGCTTGCCGGAACTTCACTGACTCTCCCTCAACTTCTCGCCCGTCGTGCTCAGGCCGAACTCAAAGATTACGACAACTTCGAAGGCACTGCGAAATCGATCATCCACATCTTCCTGCCCGGTGGACTCGCCCAGCAGGAATCGTTCGACCCCAAACCGTATGCTCCGATCGAATACCGTGGGGAAATGCGGAACATTAAAACGAAGCTGGACGGCGTTCAGTTCGGAGAGACTCTGCAGAAGACCGCTCAAATCGCTGACAAGCTTTGCGTGATCCGTTCGATGTCGCATGGAGAAGCAGCTCACGAACGCGGCACTCACAATATGTTCACCGGTTATCGACCAAGTCCGGCACTGCAGTTCCCCTCTATCGGCTCTGTGATCAGTCAACAATACGGAAGCCGCAACAACCTGCCTCCTTACGTTTGTGTTCCGAATCAGCCAAATGTCTACGCGGGAAGCGGCTATCTGAGTTCGGCATTTGCTCCGTTCTCACTCGGAAGTGATCCAGCAGCCGGCGGATTCAAAGTTCGCGACCTCAATCTCCCGAGCGGAGTTGATGAGAGCCGTTTCGCGAATCGACGATCCGCACTCGAAGCAGTGAATGCTTACTTCCAGAGTCGTGAGACTTCGGACCAGATCAACGCCATGGATTCGTTCTACGAATCGGCATACAACCTGATCTCGTCACCGGAAGCACGGGAAGCGTTCGATCTCGAGAAAGAAGATGCCAAACTTCGCGACGAATACGGACGTAATCAAGCTGGAGCGAGAATGCTCCTCGCTCGACGCCTTGTCGAAGCTGGAGTTCGTATGGTGAACCTCACCTACGGCGGATGGGACAATCACGACAACATCGTCGCGAACTTCCGACGTCAAATGCCGAGCTTCGACCAGGCATTCTCCCGCCTGATTACTGATCTCGATGAGCGTGGCCTTCTCGATGAAACACTCGTCATGGTCTCTTCCGAATTCGGACGAACGCCGAAGATCAACAACACCGCTGGCCGGGATCACTGGCCGAAAGTCTTCAGTGTCGCTCTCGCCGGTGGCGGAATTAAGCGTGGTCACGTTTACGGATCATCGAATGCGACCGCGAGCGAGCCCGAAGAAAACGAAGTGAGCGTCGAAGACCTGTTCACGACTGTCTACCACGCGCTTGGAATCGTGGCAGATAAAGAACTGATGGCTCCTGGTGACCGACCGATCGAAATCGTCGATGGCGGTTCGGTTGTTCAGGACCTGCTGGCTTAG
- a CDS encoding type II secretion system F family protein, which translates to MNFETFLPTTIDPMTASVIAFIGVFGAIISALLLMQGNSSKDIEDRLDVLAGKKRAKSDGPQVTRDALMKEGMEGISGAANRFMERFLNMRLLFVQADVQMKPEVFLMVVMACGGIGLGAGYLSRIPLPTYPLVFIVSALLPFGWLLFKRSRRFKKFSKQLPDAMELVARALRSGHSLSAAMKVVVDELPDPISKEFNIAYEEQNLGVPVEESLAHLYIRVPNMDYKFFAMAVSIQRQSGGDLAEILDKIGRIIRDRFRILGQVQALTGEGRISGIVLMALPIALFFAVWKLNPEYVMLLFTDELGRKMVAVAVVLQILGAIVIKKIISIKV; encoded by the coding sequence ATGAATTTCGAAACATTTCTTCCCACGACAATCGACCCGATGACAGCATCCGTGATTGCCTTCATCGGAGTCTTCGGAGCGATCATCTCTGCTCTTTTGCTCATGCAGGGCAACAGCAGCAAAGACATTGAAGATCGACTCGACGTTCTCGCTGGGAAGAAGCGAGCCAAGTCTGATGGCCCTCAAGTCACCCGCGATGCGTTGATGAAAGAAGGGATGGAAGGCATCTCCGGAGCCGCAAACCGGTTCATGGAACGATTCCTCAACATGCGTCTGTTGTTTGTTCAAGCAGACGTTCAGATGAAGCCCGAAGTCTTTCTGATGGTCGTCATGGCGTGCGGCGGTATCGGACTTGGAGCAGGATATCTGTCTCGCATCCCACTCCCGACTTACCCTCTCGTGTTTATCGTCAGTGCGTTGCTGCCCTTCGGGTGGCTGTTGTTCAAACGAAGCCGCCGCTTCAAGAAATTTTCGAAACAGCTTCCCGACGCGATGGAACTTGTTGCTCGAGCGTTGCGTTCAGGACACAGCCTTTCCGCTGCGATGAAAGTGGTTGTCGACGAACTTCCGGACCCGATTTCCAAAGAATTCAACATCGCATACGAGGAACAGAACCTTGGTGTGCCAGTTGAGGAGTCACTCGCTCACCTTTATATCCGCGTTCCGAATATGGACTACAAGTTCTTCGCGATGGCCGTTTCCATTCAACGTCAATCGGGTGGTGACCTCGCAGAAATCCTCGACAAGATCGGACGCATTATTCGCGATCGATTCCGAATTCTTGGCCAAGTTCAGGCACTCACCGGGGAAGGTCGAATCAGCGGTATCGTGCTGATGGCCTTGCCGATCGCACTCTTCTTCGCTGTTTGGAAGCTGAATCCTGAGTACGTCATGCTGCTGTTCACTGACGAACTCGGGCGAAAAATGGTCGCTGTGGCGGTCGTCCTTCAAATTCTGGGGGCCATTGTCATTAAGAAGATTATTTCGATCAAAGTCTGA
- a CDS encoding c-type cytochrome domain-containing protein: MLNHSLRTSLLCFATLVTFTCSHVRAEEKDSKTDEKPVEKITFDDHVLPVFRARCGSCHNANDRRGGLVLDQYAGVMEGGSSGEVVDPGSAEFSYLWLLVNHEDSPKMPPNADKLPESELAVIRKWIDMGALENAGSKAKIKERKSLARIEVSTERPAHVAMPQSYFGDPVVTPPSTNAVTALATSPWAPIVAISGHQQVSLYNSQTREPLGVLPFPEGQPQIIKFSRNGSLLMVGGGRGGQSGKVVVYDVATGERKIEAGAEYDEVLAADISSDQMYIALGGPKKMVRVYSINTGELVYENKKHTDWVTAIEFSPDGVLLASGDRSNGLVVWEADTGRIFYELNGHRGAVTDVSWRPDSNVLASASEDGTIKLWEMQNGTNIKSWNAHGGGALSVEYTREGSLVSTGRDKMARLWDGDGKKLKDFGGLKDIGMEVGFDADSQVAIAGDWSGEVHFWNAADGAVLGTLNTNPPTVSQYLSSLEPQLAEARQNHQKAAEALATLTAGFAQRQAASQQAAKELEIAEKLLAETTGQMTATANELQKHEGDLVKANAQVGDSQNQLTQAQAILQTAEDDLKPVQANFEQLTTKTEQFKAAQEASARGLEKATETFEILKQAASPTAQETAANDPSVAATLAKRNEVAKTAEAAVTLAKIVAEQAASQFATGAEQLRVATEAFQAAQQTLASAKANVDNFEKQHAANLATQQQSQQQVVKFKSTLAELKTSADGQTASRDSFKEKAAALAKAAVLTEEENAQLQSAKAAAEAAQKRLENLESQFNRLQLARNELASAQAE; the protein is encoded by the coding sequence ATGTTGAATCATTCGTTGAGAACTTCTCTGTTGTGTTTCGCCACTCTCGTCACCTTCACGTGTTCGCACGTCAGGGCTGAAGAGAAAGATTCGAAAACTGACGAGAAGCCCGTCGAGAAAATCACTTTCGACGACCATGTCCTCCCCGTTTTCCGTGCACGCTGCGGATCATGCCATAACGCAAATGATCGTCGCGGTGGACTGGTTCTCGATCAGTATGCCGGTGTCATGGAAGGTGGTTCTTCAGGGGAAGTTGTCGACCCGGGAAGTGCGGAGTTCAGCTATCTCTGGCTGCTGGTGAATCACGAAGACAGCCCGAAGATGCCACCCAATGCTGACAAACTTCCCGAGAGCGAGCTGGCTGTCATCCGCAAATGGATCGACATGGGGGCTCTTGAAAACGCGGGGAGCAAAGCCAAGATCAAAGAGCGAAAGTCTCTGGCGCGAATTGAGGTTTCGACCGAACGTCCTGCACATGTTGCGATGCCACAATCTTACTTTGGAGACCCTGTCGTCACTCCGCCGTCGACAAATGCTGTCACTGCATTGGCCACCAGTCCCTGGGCACCAATCGTTGCCATCTCCGGGCATCAGCAGGTGAGCTTGTACAATTCTCAAACGCGTGAGCCGTTGGGAGTTCTTCCGTTTCCGGAAGGGCAGCCACAGATCATCAAATTCAGTCGAAATGGATCGCTCTTGATGGTCGGCGGAGGGCGGGGCGGCCAGTCCGGAAAAGTGGTCGTTTACGATGTCGCGACAGGCGAGCGAAAGATTGAGGCAGGGGCTGAGTACGACGAAGTTCTCGCAGCAGATATTAGCTCCGACCAGATGTATATCGCGTTGGGCGGCCCTAAGAAAATGGTCCGTGTCTATTCGATCAATACAGGTGAGCTTGTTTACGAAAACAAAAAACATACCGACTGGGTGACAGCCATCGAATTCAGCCCGGATGGGGTTCTGCTCGCCAGTGGTGACCGCAGCAACGGTCTCGTCGTCTGGGAAGCCGATACCGGTCGAATCTTCTACGAGCTCAATGGCCATCGAGGCGCAGTCACTGATGTAAGTTGGCGTCCGGACAGCAACGTCCTGGCATCTGCGAGTGAAGATGGAACAATCAAACTCTGGGAGATGCAGAACGGAACCAACATCAAGTCATGGAATGCCCACGGTGGGGGAGCCTTGTCCGTTGAATACACTCGAGAAGGCTCACTCGTCTCAACTGGTCGAGACAAAATGGCTCGACTTTGGGACGGTGATGGCAAGAAGCTGAAAGACTTCGGCGGACTCAAAGATATCGGAATGGAAGTTGGGTTCGATGCTGACAGTCAAGTGGCCATCGCTGGCGACTGGTCAGGGGAAGTGCATTTCTGGAATGCGGCCGATGGAGCAGTTCTGGGCACGCTCAACACGAACCCTCCGACGGTTTCGCAGTATCTCTCTTCTCTCGAACCTCAGCTGGCGGAAGCACGCCAGAATCACCAGAAAGCTGCGGAAGCACTGGCGACGCTCACTGCCGGATTTGCTCAACGGCAAGCTGCCTCACAACAGGCAGCGAAAGAACTGGAAATCGCTGAGAAGCTGTTGGCCGAAACAACAGGACAGATGACCGCCACTGCCAATGAACTTCAAAAGCATGAGGGAGACTTGGTAAAAGCCAACGCTCAGGTTGGTGATTCACAGAACCAATTGACGCAAGCTCAAGCCATTCTCCAAACTGCGGAGGACGACTTGAAACCGGTCCAGGCAAACTTTGAGCAATTGACGACGAAGACCGAACAGTTCAAAGCAGCGCAGGAGGCTTCGGCTCGTGGGCTTGAGAAAGCTACGGAAACTTTTGAAATTCTCAAGCAAGCCGCTTCTCCCACTGCACAAGAGACGGCAGCCAATGATCCATCTGTGGCCGCTACTCTCGCCAAACGAAACGAAGTCGCGAAAACAGCTGAAGCAGCTGTGACGCTCGCGAAGATCGTCGCTGAGCAAGCTGCGAGTCAGTTTGCGACCGGTGCTGAGCAGCTTCGAGTCGCGACAGAAGCCTTCCAAGCCGCCCAGCAAACTCTCGCATCAGCGAAGGCGAACGTCGACAACTTTGAGAAACAACATGCTGCGAATCTTGCCACTCAGCAGCAGTCACAGCAGCAAGTCGTGAAATTCAAGTCCACTCTGGCCGAGTTGAAAA
- a CDS encoding PPC domain-containing protein, translated as MRCLRAFFEMVFAITHEYTGRNQLQTVSATAPARATQFRILGVLCSLAFLVCSQSLFAAAPRFTDVSPRAGTRGQELTITLSGSNLEDAEELLLYDDGLEVLSIEHPEDDKEKNRKVLIRLKVAEDCRLGTQRMRIRTRTGLSDLQNFVISPFEVLSEKEPNTDFATPQEVTLNSSVVGRIDREDVDYFVINAKQGERISAEVFGTRIGASTGINYFDPYLAIIDEDRFEIAVNDDAPLVLNDAVVSAIAPRDGRYIIQVRDSSYNGDGRADYVLSIGNFPRPTAVIPSGGKPGETLTVTFLGDPLGPITQDVTLPSDPKIERFGLEVRDEFGLAPSLQPFQLSSLDNTTEAEPNNDRKAATACAAPGAANGVISEPGDIDYFKFTAKKDQQFDIEVYARRLRSGLDPVVTVVNTETGKGVVSNDDSRGPDSYVRFKAPEDGEYSVGVYDHLRRGQADFTYRIEISPIEPSLQASPTEFARYVQHQIIIPQGAGSGIVANVQRKDIGGAVNFRSADLPEGVRVECPEGWRNDGSMSVVFFADANAPLSGKFSSIETFLDDPKQPDRVVTGPLYQDVLMVRGRNNNRVWEERMNRLPIVVTQKAPFRVWAEAPPVPIVRGGSLNLVVKCEKDEGWDEDISVRLLQNPPGINSSGSVKIAKGQTEASIPINAAGNAALRESMISLRCTANIGNGAIELCTEFIPLRVEDQYATFEFVQSAVEQGKEVTFPVKVNKQKDFAGSATVELLGLPANATAEKLEMTAETTELNFKIQTTEKTPPGMSKNVFCRVMVPENGATILHNLGSGVLRVDKPLPPKPDAPKPAPEVAKAPPAEKPLSRLEQLRLQKRQQAEAAQAESGD; from the coding sequence ATGCGATGCCTTAGAGCATTTTTCGAAATGGTGTTTGCAATCACGCACGAGTACACGGGACGAAATCAACTTCAAACGGTCTCCGCGACTGCACCAGCGAGAGCGACACAATTTCGAATTCTCGGGGTTCTGTGCTCGCTGGCTTTCCTCGTCTGCTCGCAATCACTTTTTGCCGCCGCTCCTCGATTCACCGACGTTTCTCCGCGAGCTGGAACTCGCGGCCAGGAGCTGACGATCACGTTGAGCGGTTCAAACCTTGAAGACGCAGAAGAACTGCTGCTCTACGATGACGGCCTCGAAGTACTTTCGATCGAACACCCTGAAGACGATAAAGAAAAGAACCGTAAGGTCCTCATCCGCCTGAAAGTTGCTGAGGATTGCCGTTTGGGAACGCAGAGAATGCGAATCCGAACGCGCACCGGACTTTCTGATCTGCAGAATTTCGTCATCAGCCCGTTCGAAGTCCTCAGCGAAAAAGAACCCAACACGGACTTCGCGACTCCTCAGGAAGTCACCCTCAACTCCAGCGTGGTAGGCCGTATCGACCGCGAAGACGTCGATTACTTCGTGATTAATGCAAAGCAGGGTGAACGGATCAGTGCGGAAGTCTTCGGGACACGCATCGGTGCCTCAACTGGCATTAACTACTTCGATCCGTATCTCGCGATCATTGACGAGGACCGGTTCGAAATTGCAGTGAACGACGATGCTCCGCTTGTTCTCAATGACGCTGTCGTGTCGGCGATCGCCCCTCGCGACGGACGGTACATCATTCAAGTTCGCGACTCCTCCTACAACGGAGATGGTCGAGCAGATTACGTCTTGAGCATCGGGAATTTCCCGCGACCGACCGCAGTCATTCCTTCCGGAGGCAAACCGGGGGAAACATTGACGGTCACCTTCCTCGGTGACCCACTCGGGCCGATTACTCAGGACGTCACTCTCCCCAGCGATCCAAAGATTGAACGATTCGGACTTGAGGTCCGCGATGAATTCGGCCTCGCTCCATCGCTGCAGCCATTCCAACTCAGTTCCCTCGATAACACGACCGAAGCGGAGCCAAACAACGACCGCAAGGCGGCCACTGCTTGTGCTGCTCCAGGAGCTGCGAACGGCGTGATCTCTGAACCGGGAGACATCGACTACTTCAAGTTCACTGCAAAGAAAGATCAGCAGTTCGATATCGAAGTTTATGCCCGTCGACTGCGTTCCGGTCTCGATCCCGTGGTGACTGTCGTGAACACGGAAACAGGCAAAGGCGTTGTCTCAAACGACGACAGCCGTGGGCCCGACAGTTACGTCCGGTTCAAAGCACCCGAAGACGGAGAATATTCCGTCGGCGTGTACGACCATTTGCGTCGCGGGCAGGCAGATTTCACCTATCGGATCGAGATCAGCCCGATCGAACCATCGCTGCAAGCCAGCCCCACCGAATTCGCTCGATACGTTCAACACCAGATCATCATTCCTCAGGGAGCGGGATCCGGAATCGTCGCAAATGTTCAACGCAAAGATATCGGAGGAGCGGTCAATTTCCGCAGTGCAGACCTTCCGGAAGGTGTGCGAGTGGAGTGTCCCGAAGGCTGGCGAAATGATGGATCGATGTCCGTTGTCTTCTTCGCCGATGCGAATGCTCCGCTCTCTGGAAAGTTTTCATCCATCGAGACGTTCCTCGATGACCCCAAACAGCCCGATCGAGTTGTCACTGGTCCGCTTTATCAGGACGTCTTGATGGTCCGCGGTCGCAACAACAACCGGGTCTGGGAAGAGCGAATGAATCGGTTGCCAATTGTGGTGACGCAAAAGGCCCCGTTCCGAGTCTGGGCAGAAGCACCACCCGTGCCCATTGTGCGTGGCGGCTCGCTCAATCTCGTCGTTAAGTGTGAGAAAGACGAAGGCTGGGACGAAGACATCAGCGTGCGATTGCTCCAAAATCCACCGGGAATCAATTCGAGTGGGTCGGTGAAAATCGCAAAAGGACAGACAGAAGCCTCCATTCCGATCAATGCTGCAGGCAATGCTGCTCTTCGTGAATCAATGATCTCGCTGCGTTGTACCGCCAACATCGGAAACGGGGCGATCGAACTCTGCACCGAGTTCATTCCGCTACGAGTCGAAGATCAATACGCCACCTTTGAATTCGTTCAGTCCGCTGTTGAACAGGGGAAAGAAGTGACCTTCCCAGTGAAGGTCAACAAGCAGAAGGACTTCGCAGGATCAGCCACTGTTGAACTTCTTGGCCTTCCAGCCAACGCGACGGCAGAAAAACTTGAAATGACTGCGGAGACGACCGAACTGAACTTCAAAATTCAGACCACGGAAAAGACTCCGCCGGGCATGAGCAAGAACGTTTTCTGCCGAGTCATGGTTCCTGAAAACGGAGCGACAATCCTGCACAATCTCGGTTCAGGAGTCCTCCGCGTCGACAAACCGCTCCCCCCGAAACCTGATGCCCCCAAACCGGCTCCAGAGGTCGCGAAAGCCCCTCCTGCTGAGAAGCCACTATCGCGTCTGGAACAACTTCGCCTTCAAAAGAGACAACAAGCGGAAGCTGCTCAGGCGGAATCAGGCGATTGA
- a CDS encoding DUF1549 and DUF1553 domain-containing protein: MRNLLLSIICVPVLSLATNSLVLADGNLVELRVFPKDVSLTTKRDFQSVVVQGYYDNGLTADLTEQAQWKVENASLVSQENNVFRPAADGETQMTVSVGEKSVTVPVKVARAGDDRPVSFKLDVMPALTKSGCNTGSCHGAARGKDGFNLSLFGYDPAGDHFRITREQPGRRVNLAIPEASLLVEKGAGVVPHTGGKRFDLDSKICQTIVEWVANGTPTDPADQATCTSIEMYPKQAVLDGTGESQRTVVIATYSDGTVRDVTSLAAFTTSNETAIAVDEQGLVTAGERGEGFVMARFDVHTVGSQFLSLPKGLQYEEQPETPANEIDVLVAQKLKKLRLHPSELCSDEEFLRRVSIDLIGLTPTYEEYTAFVADSAPDKRARKIDELLDRKEFTEVWVSKWAEWLMMRSNNQVSQKSIFLYYQWLVEQIANNVPMDAMVREILSSSGGTFTTPQTNFYEIERDQLKVAENVAQIFMGMRIQCAQCHNHPFDRWTQDEYYDFAAFFSQVGRKRGEDEREQIIFNRGGGEVKHPVTGQNSTPKFLGGAYPETKGKDRREVVANWLASKENPFFAKNFANRIWHHFFGIGIVEPIDDFRISNPASNPELLDELAQRLTDYDYDMRKLIRDICNSNTYQRTTRRNESNMTDELNFAHQNIRRIKAESMLDVISHVTSTKDDFAKLPVGARAVQIADGATSTYFLTTFGRATRETACSCEVKMEPTLSQALHLLNGDTVNNKMRQGNQIKSLLDQGLSPEQVIERLYITTLCRKPTAEELESLSPLYAEGSNVQQGLEDAYWALLNSREFLFNH, encoded by the coding sequence ATGAGAAATCTACTTCTGAGCATCATCTGTGTACCCGTTCTGTCCCTGGCAACCAATTCGCTGGTTTTGGCAGACGGTAACCTGGTCGAACTGCGAGTTTTTCCGAAAGACGTCTCTCTGACGACGAAGCGAGACTTCCAGTCGGTCGTCGTTCAGGGATATTACGACAACGGACTGACCGCTGACCTGACTGAACAGGCACAATGGAAAGTCGAAAATGCTTCTCTTGTCTCGCAGGAGAACAATGTCTTCCGACCGGCCGCCGATGGCGAAACACAAATGACGGTTTCTGTCGGTGAGAAGTCGGTGACCGTGCCGGTCAAAGTGGCTCGTGCGGGCGATGATCGCCCAGTGAGTTTTAAATTGGACGTGATGCCTGCTTTAACGAAATCTGGATGCAACACCGGAAGCTGTCATGGTGCTGCTCGCGGAAAAGATGGATTCAATCTTTCACTCTTCGGCTACGATCCAGCTGGAGATCATTTCCGAATCACTCGTGAGCAACCTGGCCGTCGAGTCAACCTCGCGATCCCAGAAGCCAGTTTACTGGTTGAGAAAGGGGCCGGTGTCGTTCCTCATACCGGAGGAAAACGCTTCGATCTCGATTCCAAGATCTGCCAGACGATCGTTGAATGGGTCGCCAACGGCACGCCCACCGATCCCGCTGATCAAGCAACGTGTACATCCATCGAAATGTACCCGAAGCAAGCTGTCCTTGATGGAACGGGCGAATCACAGCGAACAGTTGTCATCGCAACTTATTCAGATGGAACCGTTCGCGATGTCACCAGCCTTGCTGCGTTCACAACTAGCAATGAAACCGCGATCGCAGTTGATGAACAGGGGCTTGTGACAGCTGGCGAACGTGGCGAAGGATTCGTCATGGCCCGATTCGACGTTCACACTGTCGGATCTCAATTCCTATCGCTTCCCAAAGGGCTCCAGTACGAAGAACAACCAGAAACTCCCGCGAACGAAATCGACGTTCTTGTCGCCCAAAAGCTGAAGAAGCTTCGCCTGCATCCTTCCGAACTCTGCTCAGACGAAGAGTTTCTCAGACGCGTCTCTATCGACCTGATCGGTCTGACTCCAACGTACGAAGAATACACAGCGTTCGTCGCAGACTCAGCTCCGGACAAACGTGCTCGCAAGATTGACGAACTTCTCGACCGCAAAGAGTTCACCGAAGTTTGGGTTTCAAAATGGGCTGAGTGGCTCATGATGCGATCCAACAATCAGGTCTCACAAAAGTCGATCTTCCTCTACTATCAATGGCTTGTTGAACAGATCGCGAACAACGTCCCCATGGACGCCATGGTTCGCGAAATCCTCTCGTCAAGCGGCGGAACCTTTACTACTCCGCAGACGAACTTCTATGAAATCGAACGTGACCAGCTCAAAGTGGCAGAGAACGTCGCTCAAATCTTCATGGGGATGCGGATTCAATGTGCCCAGTGTCACAACCATCCATTCGACCGGTGGACGCAGGACGAATACTACGATTTTGCTGCATTCTTCTCGCAGGTCGGACGAAAACGCGGCGAAGATGAGCGAGAGCAAATTATCTTCAACCGAGGCGGTGGAGAGGTCAAACACCCGGTGACTGGTCAAAACTCCACTCCCAAGTTTCTTGGGGGGGCTTATCCTGAAACCAAAGGAAAAGATCGACGCGAAGTTGTCGCGAACTGGCTCGCTTCGAAAGAGAATCCTTTCTTCGCTAAGAACTTCGCAAACCGCATCTGGCATCACTTCTTCGGCATTGGAATCGTCGAACCGATCGACGATTTCCGGATCTCCAATCCAGCGAGCAATCCGGAACTTCTCGATGAGCTCGCGCAGCGTCTGACTGACTACGATTACGATATGCGAAAGTTGATTCGCGATATCTGTAACTCGAACACCTATCAGCGAACAACTCGTCGAAACGAAAGCAATATGACGGACGAGTTGAACTTCGCCCATCAAAACATTCGCCGCATTAAGGCGGAATCGATGCTCGACGTTATCAGCCACGTCACCAGCACCAAAGACGATTTCGCTAAGCTTCCGGTTGGGGCAAGAGCTGTCCAAATCGCCGACGGGGCAACGTCGACCTACTTCCTGACAACATTTGGCCGTGCGACGCGAGAAACGGCATGCTCGTGCGAAGTGAAAATGGAGCCAACTCTCTCGCAGGCACTTCATCTTCTTAACGGAGATACCGTCAACAACAAGATGAGACAGGGGAACCAGATCAAGTCCCTTCTCGATCAGGGTCTGTCTCCTGAACAAGTGATTGAACGGCTTTATATCACCACGCTGTGTCGGAAGCCGACTGCCGAGGAATTGGAGTCACTTTCACCACTCTATGCTGAAGGATCCAACGTCCAGCAAGGACTTGAAGATGCCTATTGGGCATTGCTCAACTCGCGAGAGTTCCTCTTCAATCATTGA